One part of the Kryptolebias marmoratus isolate JLee-2015 linkage group LG13, ASM164957v2, whole genome shotgun sequence genome encodes these proteins:
- the vdac1 gene encoding voltage-dependent anion-selective channel protein 1, producing MAVPPTYVDLGKPARDVFAKGYGFGLIKLDLKTKSDNGLEFTSACSAITETSKVAGSLETKYKWAEHGLTFTEKWNTDNTLGTEITIEDQLTKGLKLTFESSFSPNTGKKGGKIKTGYKCDHINLGCDVNYDINGTAIHGASVVGYEGWLAGYQMTFEAGRNKITQSNFAVGYMTDEFQLHTNVNDGTEFGGSIYQKVNDKLETAVNLAWTAGNSNTRFGIAAKYQIDPDASFSAKVNNSSLVGLGYTQTLKPGIKLTLSALLDGKNINSGGHKLGLGLEFQA from the exons ATGGCTGTTCCTCCCACCTACGTTGACCTTGGAAAGCCAGCCAGGGATGTTTTTGCAAAGGGTTATG GATTCGGGCTCATCAAGCTGGACTTGAAGACAAAGTCTGACAATGGACTC GAGTTCACCAGTGCATGTTCTGCCATTACTGAGACCAGTAAAGTCGCTGGGTCGTTGGAGACCAAATACAAGTGGGCGGAGCATGGGCTGACCTTCACAGAGAAGTGGAACACTGACAACACTCTGGGGACGGAGATCACCATTGAGGACCAG ttgaCTAAAGGTTTGAAGCTTACATTTGAGTCCTCCTTCTCGCCAAACACTGG CAAGAAAGGTGGCAAGATCAAGACGGGCTACAAATGTGACCACATCAACCTCGGCTGCGACGTCAACTATGACATCAATGGCACAGCCATCCACGGCGCCAGCGTGGTGGGCTACGAGGGCTGGCTCGCTGGCTATCAGATGACCTTTGAGGCTGGCAGGAACAAGATCACTCAGAGCAACTTTGCTGTTGGATACATGACTGACGAGTTCCAGCTCCATACAAATGT AAATGATGGCACGGAGTTTGGTGGTTCCATCTACCAGAAGGTGAACGACAAGCTGGAAACAGCTGTCAACCTGGCCTGGACTGCTGGAAACAGTAACACCCGCTTTGGCATCGCTGCCAAGTATCAGATTGATCCAGATGCATCTTTCTCT gCCAAGGTGAACAACTCCAGCCTCGTGGGACTGGGCTATACTCAGACTCTGAAGCCAG GCATCAAGCTGACACTTTCTGCTCTTCTTGATGGCAAAAATATCAACTCTGGTGGCCACAAGCTTGGTCTTGGACTTGAGTTCCAGGCATAA